TTTCATCTTTCAACCTCAACCAGTAATTATTCGTAATAAGTAATGTACATTATAGTAGGGGAATGAGTCAAGTTTGGGGAAATAGACCGCAAAATAATTCTATATGAAAAAAGGAGAGGATATGGCACTTTTTATCCAGGTTTTTTTGACGTTTGTTTTCCTTGAGTTTTTTGGAGGTCAAGCCGTGGGGGCTGGTTTTGCGGTTTATGAACAGGGAGCCGCAGCTATGGGACAAGGTGATGCCTTCGCAGCCAGGGCTGATAATCCTTCCGCTATTTTTTATAACCCCGCGGGCATTGTTCAATTAGAGGGAACCCAGGCTTCTTTGGGGGCAACGGCTATTATTGTGGAAAGTGAATTTAGAAGCAATACAACAGGGTTAACTACCGATATGTTTCAGCAGATTACCTTTCCGCTTCATTTTTTTTTAACCCACCCGATTTCAGAAAATGTCAGTTTGGGTTTTGGGGCTTTTTCCCCTTTTGGGTTGAAAACCGATTGGCCGGAAAATTGGGAAATTTCCCGATTTTCGTATCGGTCATCTGTTGAAACCCTTTATATAAACCCAACGGTTGCCTGGCGCCCTCATGAAAAAGTTATGGTAGGTTTTGGAATTAATTATGTTCGAGGAAGATCGGAGCTGAGAAGAAAAGTACCCGATCCCTTTCTTGGGCCCGACCATGACCTTAATATCCATAGTGGAGAAGGGGATGGGTGGGGTTACAATTTTGGATCCCTCTTTTTGATCTCTGAACGCACTTCCCTAGGAGCATCCTTTCGGAGCCAGGTAAGGATCGATTATGAAGGAAGAGCCGAATCTTCCTTTCCCGGATTTGTCAATGGGGCGGCCTTTACCACTTTAACGATGCCCCCCATCGCCGTTGTGGGTTTATCTCATCATTTTTTTCCAAATTTTGCCCTTGAATTGGATTTTCAATGGACGGGTTGGTCTACCATTCAAAACCTTGATTTAAGTTTTGAAAATTCTGTTTTCGATACCTCTATTCCCAGAAACTGGAATGATGTTTTTGCAATCCATTTGGGAGGAGAATATTGGTTTAATGAAGTTCTTGCTTTTCGTGCGGGTTATACCTTTGATGAAACCCCTATTCCCGATAATACAATGGATCCCATTTTACAAGATGCCACACGAGATATTTTTTCCTTCGGGATTGGTTATACCTCGGGGATTCTTACCACCGATTTAGCCTATGATGTGTTCTTTTTAAGGGACAGGGATGTGAATAATGTTTTGCCTGCTTTAATTCCAGTTACTCAAAATGGAACCTATGAAACCATTGGGCATTTGATTGCTCTTAGTTTTACTTTTATTTTTAATTGAAATTTTTTGTGGCACCAGGGTCTTGATTGGCATGGGGATAATGCCGGCCTCTCCATGTCGGGCCCCCTCTAACCCGGTTTTGCCAAGTGCTGGTGATGGCAATTCCTAGTGTGATCACCGCTCCTAAGGGAAGGGTAAAAGTCCAAAAAGGGGACTTTTCCAAACGGTTATAAAGGGAAAAACCAAAAAACAAAAATGCGAAGAAAGTAAGTATGGAAAGTAAAAGTGTAAATGTTGATGGATTAGAAAAAAGGGTCCAAAAAAATGCAACCGGTGGAAAAACAAATGTAAACGACAAAAACAACGTCACCAACAAGAGGGTAAGCAACGGTTTTTTCTCCCACAAAACCCATTGACGTTTTTCATACCCTAACCGGAAAGGAAGCATTAGCCCCGCATAAAAATTTTTTTGCCAACCCTTCCAGATTTCGGAAAATGATTCATACATCCGAATGGAGATATACTCCCGTCCGTCAGACAGCCAAATGGTTCCTCTATTTTTTTTAACCAAATTGGCCATGGCATAATCATCTATAAGTTGGTCCTTGATTGGTGAATATCCTCCTACGCGAAGGAAGGTTTCCCGTCGAATGAGAAGGAACGCTCCGATTCCAAAACTTTGCGGATCGGAGGGGTCATTAATTTTAGAAACATTCAGCCCATAGAGGATAATGGAAAGAACGGAGGGTTGAATCACACATTCCCAAAATCCCCCTAAAATTGATTGTGGAAGGAGGGTAAGCAGGTCCGCTTTTCTTCGGTTCAATTCTGAAACCGCCGCGGAAAGAGCCTGAGGGTGAAATTCCACATCGGCATCGGTGAAGAGCAAAAGTTGATGTTTGGCGTATTTTGCCCCATGGCCAAGAGCATGGGGTTTCCCCAACCAATCTGGAGGGAGGGGAGGGGCTTTTAAAAGCTGAACCCGTGGGTCCTTCTGGGAAATTTTTTGAACGGTCTGGGCGGTTTCGTCATCGGAGTGATCATCTACAACCCAAATTTCAAAGGGCCTGTAGGTTTGTTTTTGGAGAGAATCAAGGGTTTTTGCAATATTCCTTGCTTCGTTTCGGGCGGGAATGATTATGGAGAAACCCTGGCGGGGTGAGGAATCGGTGTTTTCAAGAGTCAGAGGGGAAAACCCTTTAAAGCCTTTTCGGTAGTGGAAAACGAGATGGATAAAATGAAGAAAAGCTATTCCGAGTAGCACTGCCATCGGTTATTGGAGGTTCATGGCTCTAGGGTTTAATCTTTTTTCTAATGTCTTCCCGGTTGTTTTTAGCTATCCTTAGGTTCCGAAGTTCCAGGTATAATTCCCGCTCTTTTTCACTTAAATGGGGTGGCGGCCCTACCACAAGAATTCTCCAATAAAGGTCCCCGAAACCCTCTCCTTTTGCCAATGGAAGGCCCTTTCCCTTTAAACGGAGTTGATGTCCATTTTGGGTTCCTTGAGGAATATGGAGTACGACATTTCCCACCAGTGTTGGAACGGTCATTTCAGTCCCTAAAGCGGCTTCATCATCCCATATGGGTAACTCAGCAAAAAGGTTATGACCTTCGGTCTTAAAGATGGGGTGGGGAACAATCCGTACCCGTAGGTATAAATCTCCAGGCTTTCCCCCCTGGACGCCTCCTCCTCCCAGGCCCGCCAGGCGGATTTTGGACCCTCCCTTTAACCCTTTTGGAATCTTTACCTCAATGGTTTGGGACCTCTCCGTTTGGCCAGTTCCCCTGCAATTGGGACAGATATGCATGGTGACCCTCCGACGGTGTTGGGATGAGGTTGTAGTTGAAATTTTCCCCCCCCCTTTGCACCGGCTACAAAATTCCCCCAAGGAAATTTTCAGGGCTTTTTTTTCTCCTTTTATTATTTCTTCTAATGTGAGGGGGAAATCATGTTCGATATCTTCCCCGGCTTGAGGTTTTGGAGTTCCTCCTCCAAAGCCTTCTGAAGAAAATGGGGTCCCTCCGAAAAACGCCTCAAAAAAATCAGAAAACCCTCCGGCCTTTCCCCTTGGTCCGGGTTCAAACCCTCCAAAGTCGGAATAAACATTTCCATCCTGTTGGTCTTTTAGGATTTGTTCCCAAT
This genomic window from Nitrospiria bacterium contains:
- a CDS encoding J domain-containing protein; protein product: MEFKDYYKSLGVERSATQDAIKSAYRKLARKFHPDLNPGNKKAEDRFKEINEAYEVLGDGGKRKKYDQLGANWEQILKDQQDGNVYSDFGGFEPGPRGKAGGFSDFFEAFFGGTPFSSEGFGGGTPKPQAGEDIEHDFPLTLEEIIKGEKKALKISLGEFCSRCKGGGKISTTTSSQHRRRVTMHICPNCRGTGQTERSQTIEVKIPKGLKGGSKIRLAGLGGGGVQGGKPGDLYLRVRIVPHPIFKTEGHNLFAELPIWDDEAALGTEMTVPTLVGNVVLHIPQGTQNGHQLRLKGKGLPLAKGEGFGDLYWRILVVGPPPHLSEKERELYLELRNLRIAKNNREDIRKKIKP
- a CDS encoding OmpP1/FadL family transporter; amino-acid sequence: MALFIQVFLTFVFLEFFGGQAVGAGFAVYEQGAAAMGQGDAFAARADNPSAIFYNPAGIVQLEGTQASLGATAIIVESEFRSNTTGLTTDMFQQITFPLHFFLTHPISENVSLGFGAFSPFGLKTDWPENWEISRFSYRSSVETLYINPTVAWRPHEKVMVGFGINYVRGRSELRRKVPDPFLGPDHDLNIHSGEGDGWGYNFGSLFLISERTSLGASFRSQVRIDYEGRAESSFPGFVNGAAFTTLTMPPIAVVGLSHHFFPNFALELDFQWTGWSTIQNLDLSFENSVFDTSIPRNWNDVFAIHLGGEYWFNEVLAFRAGYTFDETPIPDNTMDPILQDATRDIFSFGIGYTSGILTTDLAYDVFFLRDRDVNNVLPALIPVTQNGTYETIGHLIALSFTFIFN
- a CDS encoding glycosyltransferase, which codes for MAVLLGIAFLHFIHLVFHYRKGFKGFSPLTLENTDSSPRQGFSIIIPARNEARNIAKTLDSLQKQTYRPFEIWVVDDHSDDETAQTVQKISQKDPRVQLLKAPPLPPDWLGKPHALGHGAKYAKHQLLLFTDADVEFHPQALSAAVSELNRRKADLLTLLPQSILGGFWECVIQPSVLSIILYGLNVSKINDPSDPQSFGIGAFLLIRRETFLRVGGYSPIKDQLIDDYAMANLVKKNRGTIWLSDGREYISIRMYESFSEIWKGWQKNFYAGLMLPFRLGYEKRQWVLWEKKPLLTLLLVTLFLSFTFVFPPVAFFWTLFSNPSTFTLLLSILTFFAFLFFGFSLYNRLEKSPFWTFTLPLGAVITLGIAITSTWQNRVRGGPTWRGRHYPHANQDPGATKNFN